One window of the Camelina sativa cultivar DH55 chromosome 1, Cs, whole genome shotgun sequence genome contains the following:
- the LOC104783599 gene encoding protein S-acyltransferase 11: MEESSQGSFVTNINEDYEAVCWGCGLNLVLPSYAPVFKCGWCGAITNQNPVRPETKSFGLRRFRDRCFVVILAVFMLFVICGGIWAAYPVLFSISLACGIFHCITTACLATSTLSTFILVAFKCAGRPPNILYGTHPGVGNGALNNYTFCNYCSKPKSPRTHHCRTCRMCVLDMDHHCPFIGNCVGAGNHKQFIAFLISAVISTIYAAVMCVYSVIHILPPMENRAAYASEVAHVAHGNSLSVLRAVKNISFAYIANAVFISVRGLVLVYLFVASVSVAIGLSVLLWQQLSYIYEGKTYLSHLSSQGTEEDGEKSCRNLLLFFGCPHSIEWHLPTIRKLRKRHKT, translated from the exons ATGGAAGAGTCTTCTCAG ggGAGTTTTGTTACAAACATAAATGAGGATTACGAAGCAGTTTGTTGGGGATGTGGGCTAAACCTTGTTCTTCCATCATATGCACCTGTTTTCAAGTGTGGATGGTGTGGTGCAATCACGAATCAGAATCCAGTCAGACCTGAAACCAAAAGCTTTGGGTTGAGACGTTTCCGTGACCGGTGTTTTGTCGTTATTCTGGCAGTTTTTATGCTCTTTGTGATAT GTGGTGGGATTTGGGCTGCATATCCTGTCTTGTTTTCAATCAGCTTGGCTTGCGGAATTTTTCATTGTATTACGACAGCGTGTCTGGCGACATCAACGCTCTCAACATTTATTCTTGTTGCTTTTAAATGCGCCGGGAGACCACCAAATATCCTTTATGGAACCCACCCTGGAGTAGGGAATGGCGCACTTAACAACTATACCTTTTGTAACTACTGCTCCAAGCCCAAGTCACCTAGAACTCATCACTGCCGCACGTGTCGCATGTGTGTCTTGGACATGGATCACCATTGCCCCTTT ATTGGGAACTGTGTTGGTGCGGGGAATCACAAACAATTTATAGCATTTCTTATCTCAGCCGTCATTAGCACAATCTATGCTGCTGTTATGTGTGTGTATTCTGTGATTCACATCTTGCCACCTATGGAAAATAGAGCTGCGTATGCATCTGAGGTGGCCCATGTGGCGCATGGTAATAGTTTATCGGTTCTGAGAGCAGTGAAGAATATATCTTTTGCTTACATAGCCAACGCTGTCTTCATCTCCGTTCGAGGCCTTGTCCTAGTCTATCTCTTTGTGGCAAGTGTTTCTGTGGCGATTGGGTTAAGTGTTTTGTTGTGGCAACAGCTTAGCTATATTTATGAAGGCAAGACTTACTTAAGCCATTTAAGTTCTCAAGGaacagaagaagatggtgaaaagaGCTGCCGgaatcttttgttgtttttcggATGTCCACATTCAATTGAATGGCACTTGCCAACCATAAGGAAATTGAGGAAGAGACATAAGACAtga
- the LOC104783607 gene encoding uracil-DNA glycosylase, mitochondrial-like — MASSTSKTLMDFFQPANKRLVGLGSEANSPPRLTVASSAADDSSGFTPEQVARAEFNKFVAKSKRNLAVCSEKVTKAKAEGRCYVPLSELLVEESWLKALPGELHKPYAKTLSDILEREINADGKSPPIYPPQHLVFNALNTTSFDRVKVVIIGQDPYHGPGQAMGLSFSVPEGEKLPSSLLNIFKELQKDVGCSIPRHGNLQKWAVQGVLLLNAVLTVRSKQPNSHAKKGWEQFTDAVIQSISQQKEGVVFLLWGRYAQEKSKLIDATKHHILTAAHPSGLSAHRGFFDCRHFSRANHIFEQMGIPPIDWQL; from the exons ATGGCTTCGTCCACATCTAAAACCCTAATGGATTTTTTTCAACCTGCCAACAAACGTCTCGTCGGTTTGGGTTCTGAAGCAAACTCGCCGCCTCGTTTAACCGTTGCAAGTTCCGCCGCCGATGACTCATCTGGATTTACACCTGAACAGGTCGCTCGCGCCGAGTTCAACAAGTTCGTCGCCAAATCCAAGCGTAACCTCGCCGTCTGCTCCGAGAAGGTCACAAAAGcgaaag CTGAAGGAAGATGCTATGTGCCGTTGAGTGAGCTTTTAGTGGAAGAATCATGGCTTAAAGCTCTTCCTGGTGAATTGCATAAACCTTACGCCAAAACCCTTTCTGATATCCTCGAACGTGAGATCAATGCTGACGGTAAAAGCCCTCCGATTTATCCACCGCAGCATTTGGTTTTCAATGCCCTTAATACAACTTCTTTTGATCGAGTCAAGGTTGTTATTATTGGACAG GATCCTTACCATGGACCTGGTCAAGCTATGGGTTTGTCTTTCTCTGTGCCTGAAGGAGAAAAGCTTCCTTCTAGTCTTTTGAACATATTTAAGGAGCTTCAGAAAGATGTTGGCTGTTCCATCCCACGTCATGGTAATCTACAGAAATGGGCTGTGCAG GGTGTGTTGCTGCTGAATGCCGTTCTTACAG TAAGGAGTAAACAGCCTAATTCACATGCAAAGAAAGGGTGGGAACAATTCACTGATGCCGTTATTCAAAGCATCTCACAGCAGAAGGAAGGTGTTGTTTTTCTCCTCTGGGGGAGATACGCTCAAGAGAAATCCAA GTTGATAGATGCGACTAAGCATCATATACTCACAGCAGCTCATCCATCTGGTTTGTCGGCACATAGAGGCTTCTTCGACTGCAG GCATTTCTCTCGCGCAAACCACATATTTGAGCAAATGGGGATTCCTCCCATTGACTGGCAACTTTAA